One genomic segment of Terriglobales bacterium includes these proteins:
- a CDS encoding NADH-quinone oxidoreductase subunit C has product MADETKPTPPSPEGAEKPAAQPTAAAGEKPAAPAAPAGEKPAAHAPPPKPAGPTAEPWESEMVARLKQRFGSGISEAAAYLKQNYLVVDRSIAHDVLRLLRDDEQFDYCVDVTAVHYPERDKQFDVVWILYSFARNERMRVKTRIADAETAPSATALWPTCDWLERECYDMFGIKFEGHPDMRRILLPDDWKGHPLRKDYGIIQQDQEWVQINLGIKSGQ; this is encoded by the coding sequence ATGGCCGACGAAACCAAGCCCACTCCGCCCTCCCCCGAAGGCGCCGAAAAGCCGGCGGCGCAGCCCACTGCTGCTGCCGGAGAGAAACCGGCCGCACCTGCGGCCCCCGCAGGGGAAAAGCCTGCTGCCCACGCCCCGCCGCCCAAACCCGCCGGGCCCACCGCCGAGCCCTGGGAATCGGAGATGGTGGCGCGCCTGAAGCAGCGTTTCGGCTCCGGCATTTCCGAAGCCGCAGCGTACCTCAAGCAGAACTATCTGGTCGTGGACCGTTCCATCGCTCACGATGTCTTGCGACTCTTGCGGGATGACGAGCAGTTCGACTACTGCGTGGACGTGACCGCCGTCCACTATCCCGAGCGCGACAAGCAGTTCGACGTCGTCTGGATCCTCTATTCCTTCGCGCGCAACGAACGCATGCGGGTGAAGACGCGCATCGCCGACGCCGAGACCGCGCCCTCGGCTACCGCCCTCTGGCCTACCTGCGACTGGCTGGAGCGCGAGTGTTACGACATGTTCGGCATCAAGTTCGAGGGCCACCCGGACATGCGGCGCATCCTGCTGCCGGACGACTGGAAGGGCCACCCGCTGCGCAAGGATTACGGCATCATTCAACAGGATCAGGAGTGGGTGCAGATCAACCTGGGGATCAAGAGCGGACAATGA